A region of Paenibacillus sp. JNUCC-31 DNA encodes the following proteins:
- a CDS encoding ABC transporter substrate-binding protein — protein MKVWKSVASAVLVSVLLAGCGSNAGTDGKAEGSASGSTVSLKVFIAQPRLKEHYDKYIEQFKAKEKAEKNIEVNVQLEMPPADNAPQILKTRLASNDAPDVFALHAVNEIPPFSKAGYLEDLSGQPFVDKLLDSVKPSVTDASGKVVAVPLETLSWGYLYNKDIFKEQGLEVPTTLTEMKAVVEKLKAANITPFELSYKEAWIPQLFLPLTVGALTQSEHKDFIDKMNQDQGSFADMKPLFDVFDLVNANGTEKALEVGGDDGSAAFATGKAAMWIQGPWFAETILKSNPDINFGVAPLPINDNPDDTKINLSTSTSLAVSSTSKNKEVALDFVNYVLDDKDSSAFYEALKFNPVAKIHDFKSFPWVDDALKYVNEGKAYQDPSIPQAVKDESGKALQGYYSGQLNQQQVIDALDKAWKSYNKVNK, from the coding sequence ATGAAAGTATGGAAAAGCGTAGCAAGTGCGGTGCTTGTGAGTGTTCTGCTCGCAGGCTGCGGCTCCAATGCGGGTACGGATGGTAAGGCAGAGGGGTCTGCATCAGGCAGTACGGTGTCCCTCAAAGTATTCATTGCACAGCCGCGGCTGAAAGAACATTACGATAAATATATAGAACAGTTCAAAGCCAAGGAGAAAGCCGAAAAGAATATTGAGGTTAACGTGCAACTGGAGATGCCGCCAGCAGATAATGCGCCGCAGATTCTGAAAACAAGACTTGCCTCCAATGATGCACCGGACGTGTTCGCCCTTCATGCGGTCAATGAGATTCCACCATTCAGCAAAGCGGGTTATCTGGAAGACTTGTCGGGTCAACCTTTTGTTGATAAATTACTGGATTCCGTTAAGCCTTCTGTAACGGATGCGTCGGGTAAAGTCGTGGCTGTTCCTTTGGAAACGTTGTCTTGGGGATACCTGTACAATAAGGATATTTTCAAAGAGCAGGGCCTAGAGGTACCAACGACTCTGACGGAAATGAAAGCGGTCGTGGAAAAGCTGAAAGCAGCCAACATCACACCGTTTGAACTGTCCTACAAAGAAGCCTGGATTCCACAACTCTTCCTGCCACTCACGGTGGGTGCACTGACCCAGTCAGAACATAAAGACTTCATCGACAAGATGAATCAGGATCAAGGGTCCTTCGCGGATATGAAACCGTTGTTTGACGTCTTCGATCTCGTCAATGCCAATGGAACAGAGAAAGCGCTTGAAGTGGGCGGCGATGATGGATCAGCAGCCTTTGCAACAGGCAAAGCAGCGATGTGGATTCAAGGACCGTGGTTCGCGGAGACTATCCTGAAGTCCAATCCGGACATCAACTTCGGTGTGGCACCACTGCCGATCAATGACAACCCGGATGATACCAAAATCAATTTGAGCACATCCACATCGCTGGCCGTGTCTTCTACCAGTAAAAACAAGGAAGTGGCACTCGACTTCGTAAACTATGTTCTCGATGACAAAGATTCGAGTGCATTCTATGAAGCACTGAAATTCAATCCGGTGGCCAAAATCCATGATTTCAAAAGTTTCCCTTGGGTAGACGATGCCCTGAAATATGTCAATGAAGGCAAAGCCTATCAGGATCCATCCATTCCTCAAGCGGTTAAAGATGAATCAGGCAAAGCACTGCAAGGTTACTACTCCGGACAACTGAATCAGCAGCAGGTGATCGATGCGCTCGACAAGGCGTGGAAATCCTACAACAAAGTCAACAAGTAA
- a CDS encoding response regulator, with translation MNKDHYRVVLVDDEPWNRDILRNLGAWDELGMIVAGEAEDGEEAIRMVEQHQPHIMITDMRMPGTDGVELLQTLSAQYPHIKVIVVSGYDDFNYAKHAIRHRAADYLLKPVNPDELNNVLAKCKRELEKTESGPESWEPYPSAFSGEFSLFQQQARLRFNDLNVQGLHELFGQLEHRLDTSDIRRPQQLGRVAYELQTLLGELCVSNGLCEQPVAAVLPPPAALASITSAVDWISAPYYTSLEQLIAQRKFKNKLNLDEVKQYIEQHCMEMITLEQLAQIFFVSKEYLSKVFKKEYGVNVTDYIVQLRMARAKEWVLDDQIPFKHIAEMTGYEDVSYFYRVFKKHFGVSPGEMRKGQPRVR, from the coding sequence GTGAACAAGGATCATTATCGAGTGGTATTGGTGGACGACGAGCCATGGAACAGAGATATTTTGCGCAATTTGGGCGCGTGGGATGAACTTGGCATGATTGTTGCAGGTGAGGCAGAGGATGGCGAAGAGGCCATTCGGATGGTAGAGCAGCATCAGCCCCATATAATGATTACAGACATGCGTATGCCGGGGACAGACGGTGTGGAATTGCTCCAGACGCTAAGCGCGCAATATCCACATATCAAAGTGATTGTAGTCAGCGGATATGATGATTTCAATTATGCGAAGCATGCGATTCGTCACCGTGCGGCTGATTATCTGCTCAAGCCGGTGAATCCTGATGAATTGAATAACGTTCTGGCTAAATGTAAACGGGAATTGGAAAAGACCGAATCCGGACCAGAGTCCTGGGAACCGTATCCTTCCGCTTTTTCTGGCGAGTTCTCGTTGTTCCAGCAGCAGGCACGCCTGCGTTTTAATGACTTGAACGTTCAGGGATTGCATGAGCTGTTCGGGCAGCTGGAGCACCGCCTTGATACCAGTGATATCCGAAGACCGCAACAGCTTGGACGGGTCGCATACGAATTGCAGACCCTGCTGGGCGAGCTGTGCGTTTCCAACGGCTTATGCGAGCAACCTGTAGCAGCTGTGCTCCCGCCGCCGGCTGCTCTGGCGTCCATCACATCGGCAGTGGACTGGATATCAGCGCCTTACTATACTTCGTTGGAGCAGCTGATTGCGCAGCGCAAATTCAAGAACAAGCTGAACCTGGATGAGGTGAAGCAGTACATTGAGCAGCACTGCATGGAGATGATTACGCTGGAGCAGCTGGCCCAGATCTTTTTTGTCAGCAAAGAATATCTCAGCAAGGTGTTCAAAAAAGAATACGGCGTGAATGTGACCGACTATATTGTCCAGTTACGCATGGCAAGAGCAAAGGAATGGGTGCTGGATGATCAAATTCCATTCAAACATATTGCCGAGATGACAGGTTATGAGGATGTCTCTTACTTTTACCGGGTATTCAAGAAGCACTTCGGCGTTTCGCCTGGGGAGATGCGAAAAGGACAGCCTCGTGTCAGATAA
- a CDS encoding carbohydrate ABC transporter permease, with amino-acid sequence MATNVFKKYLSLLAFTAPAFVIYAIFLLYPTFSGLFYSLTDWNGLNRDYSFIGLGNFVELFKEDPDFLNSLWFTLKYVVFMLILQNGIALLLAVFIETRTRSKGLFRTLFFMPNMISTIISAFMWTFIFSQVLPQLAEKLAVSFLDQQWLGDPRFSFYSILIVSLWNGVGYMMIIYLAALQGVPKSLKEAAVIDGANAFQVLRNVVLPMITHAVTICFFLTLNGAFKVFEVVYGLTGGGPGRATQVITMNIYEEAFSNNFRYGYASAKSVVLFAIVLIFTLIQITVMKKKEVEA; translated from the coding sequence ATGGCTACGAATGTATTCAAGAAGTATCTGTCGCTGCTCGCGTTCACTGCGCCTGCCTTTGTCATCTATGCCATTTTCCTGCTGTATCCCACATTTAGCGGCTTGTTCTACAGTTTGACAGACTGGAATGGTCTGAACCGGGATTACAGTTTTATCGGTCTGGGGAACTTCGTGGAACTGTTCAAGGAAGATCCCGACTTTCTGAATTCCCTGTGGTTCACGTTGAAATATGTGGTGTTTATGCTGATTCTGCAAAATGGAATTGCCTTGCTGCTCGCCGTGTTTATTGAGACACGGACGCGCAGCAAGGGACTATTCCGGACCCTGTTCTTCATGCCGAACATGATCAGTACGATCATCAGCGCTTTTATGTGGACGTTCATCTTCTCCCAGGTGCTGCCGCAGCTGGCCGAGAAGTTGGCCGTGTCTTTTCTGGACCAGCAGTGGCTGGGTGATCCGAGATTTTCATTCTACTCCATCCTGATCGTGTCGCTCTGGAATGGTGTGGGGTATATGATGATTATCTATCTGGCAGCACTCCAGGGTGTACCGAAGAGTCTCAAGGAAGCGGCAGTTATCGATGGAGCTAACGCATTCCAGGTACTGCGTAATGTCGTATTGCCGATGATTACGCATGCCGTGACGATCTGTTTCTTTCTGACACTGAACGGAGCCTTCAAAGTATTCGAAGTTGTGTACGGCCTGACCGGTGGCGGTCCGGGCAGAGCTACTCAGGTGATTACGATGAATATCTATGAAGAGGCATTCTCCAACAATTTTAGATACGGATATGCCAGCGCCAAGTCGGTTGTGTTATTCGCCATCGTTCTCATCTTCACGCTCATTCAGATTACGGTGATGAAGAAGAAAGAGGTGGAAGCATGA
- the mobA gene encoding molybdenum cofactor guanylyltransferase, which yields MEWTGIILAGGLSSRMGSNKALLEWNGSSVLEQVIQAMEPAVQRLIISAGTSTTAYPALAYDCVHVQDDYPGKGPLAGLHAALKVSKTDWNLVCACDMPLLQPSFFEGIKKLIESGQEHHAVVPRLAGRVHPLAGAYHRRVLPELEQRLIDHRLKVTQWLEEIGCRYVDVDELESAGVHDVAMQLSNMNTPEEYEHIRNRHQGS from the coding sequence ATGGAATGGACTGGCATTATATTGGCAGGAGGCTTATCCAGCCGTATGGGTTCCAATAAAGCATTGTTGGAATGGAATGGTTCCAGTGTGCTGGAACAGGTCATCCAAGCGATGGAACCAGCAGTACAACGTCTTATCATTTCCGCAGGCACCAGCACGACTGCATACCCCGCGCTGGCCTACGACTGCGTTCATGTTCAGGATGACTATCCGGGGAAAGGGCCGCTTGCTGGGTTGCATGCTGCGCTGAAAGTCTCAAAGACGGACTGGAACCTCGTCTGCGCCTGTGACATGCCGCTGTTACAGCCATCCTTTTTCGAAGGCATCAAGAAGCTCATCGAATCAGGGCAAGAGCATCATGCGGTCGTTCCGCGATTGGCAGGGCGCGTTCATCCGCTTGCAGGTGCATACCATAGACGTGTTTTACCCGAACTTGAACAGCGCTTAATAGATCATCGGCTGAAGGTAACCCAATGGCTTGAAGAGATCGGTTGCCGATATGTCGACGTGGATGAACTGGAAAGCGCTGGTGTCCACGATGTGGCAATGCAGCTTAGTAATATGAATACCCCGGAAGAGTATGAGCATATTCGTAACCGCCATCAGGGTTCCTAA
- a CDS encoding AraC family transcriptional regulator: MDIRSQLREMPHHTLAHWLPIIDCNIKFYGAHSQQVPYGWAMPEESHPGFEIMLIIQGTQESVIHGYTYTVEEGSILLIPPGFKHTNQCVSPEGMTYFSAHFNVDDPVFTLKLMSRHSQIYAAGTADNMQIRPVLENWMSMIRTSEAYTSTDKFVMQARMFELFALLSQAADREPLSNLSGTEPHAPAPAAMHYASAIAEAIKQAFHTQLRIKDGEVSQVKVEQIISSFGISPGYGLQIFRKVYGQSPRAYLSSLKLQEAKVLIEQPELSLGDIAWKLGYTHLSHFSRQFKRWTGQSPLQYRNSVQG, translated from the coding sequence ATGGATATCCGTTCACAGCTCCGAGAGATGCCACATCATACGCTGGCTCACTGGCTGCCTATTATCGACTGTAACATTAAATTCTATGGAGCGCACAGCCAACAAGTTCCATATGGTTGGGCAATGCCGGAGGAATCCCATCCGGGCTTTGAAATTATGCTGATTATACAAGGTACCCAGGAGAGTGTGATTCACGGGTATACCTATACGGTTGAGGAAGGTTCCATTCTGCTGATTCCACCGGGATTCAAACATACAAACCAATGCGTATCACCAGAGGGCATGACGTATTTCAGCGCTCATTTCAATGTGGATGATCCTGTATTTACCTTGAAGCTGATGTCACGGCACAGCCAAATCTATGCGGCGGGTACCGCTGACAACATGCAAATACGCCCCGTCCTGGAGAACTGGATGAGCATGATCAGAACATCAGAGGCCTACACTTCCACAGACAAATTTGTAATGCAGGCACGCATGTTTGAATTGTTCGCCCTGCTGTCCCAGGCAGCTGACCGCGAACCACTGTCCAACCTGTCCGGCACAGAACCACATGCTCCAGCCCCAGCAGCCATGCATTACGCAAGCGCCATCGCAGAAGCTATCAAGCAGGCGTTCCATACGCAGCTCCGAATCAAAGATGGCGAGGTTTCTCAGGTCAAGGTGGAACAGATCATATCCTCCTTTGGCATTAGCCCGGGATATGGCTTACAGATTTTTCGTAAAGTATACGGACAATCTCCACGGGCCTATCTGTCCAGCCTGAAGCTGCAGGAAGCCAAAGTGCTGATCGAACAGCCGGAGCTCTCTTTGGGGGACATTGCATGGAAGTTGGGTTATACCCACCTGTCGCACTTTAGTCGGCAATTCAAACGATGGACTGGCCAAAGTCCGCTTCAATATCGCAACTCCGTTCAGGGTTAG
- a CDS encoding MFS transporter — translation MILKGMAVLDRYAPGRGNPSLVSLKLYNFFIYGAISIFAGFLQLYLQEIGMTKLEIGSLMAIGPFVSLFANPFWGFWSDKSRNIRIILMIMMGGTFVLAQAVFYAPTYAWIYAAMIFFYFFQSPLFAQTNSLILGYIDGTTQKFGTFRLWGSLGWALTAVAAGPLIDRLGAGSVSIVFAFMIVIAFIFALFLPRQPIASDTPVVSFRRFGRVMFNPYFMVFIGLGVLVSVPNAMNSTFMSLYIVEMGGDKQMVGWAIFTSSILEVGVFLLLDRFLKRKMSMLLASLIWISLLFAIRWQLMALANNPLEIVFIQLMHSITFGGYFYVGTQLTMLFIPRPYRSSGQAVYTMAWGGISGVIAGLFGGWLFQSFGAEVMYNIGVFFSLIGAVGFGVMWFSNRRNGYQPTVLTEMGER, via the coding sequence ATGATTCTGAAAGGAATGGCTGTATTGGACAGATATGCACCCGGAAGAGGCAATCCCTCTTTGGTTTCGCTGAAACTATATAACTTTTTCATTTATGGAGCCATTTCCATCTTCGCCGGTTTTCTTCAGTTATATTTGCAGGAAATCGGTATGACCAAATTGGAGATTGGCAGTCTGATGGCGATTGGTCCGTTTGTATCCTTGTTCGCTAATCCGTTCTGGGGCTTCTGGAGCGACAAATCGCGTAATATCCGTATTATTTTGATGATAATGATGGGTGGTACCTTTGTGCTTGCCCAGGCCGTATTTTATGCGCCTACCTATGCCTGGATATATGCAGCCATGATCTTTTTTTATTTTTTTCAAAGTCCTTTGTTTGCCCAAACCAACAGCCTGATTCTCGGTTATATTGATGGGACCACTCAGAAATTTGGCACATTTCGGCTTTGGGGATCGCTGGGTTGGGCACTGACCGCTGTGGCTGCCGGACCGCTCATTGACCGTTTGGGTGCAGGCAGTGTATCGATTGTCTTTGCGTTTATGATTGTCATTGCCTTTATTTTCGCCTTGTTTTTACCCAGACAACCGATCGCTTCGGATACACCTGTAGTCAGTTTTCGACGTTTCGGCAGAGTCATGTTCAATCCGTACTTTATGGTCTTTATCGGGCTTGGGGTGCTGGTTTCCGTACCCAACGCCATGAACAGTACATTCATGTCATTGTACATCGTGGAGATGGGTGGGGATAAACAGATGGTCGGCTGGGCCATCTTCACATCATCCATACTCGAAGTCGGCGTGTTCCTGCTGCTGGACCGTTTTCTCAAACGTAAAATGAGCATGCTTCTCGCATCACTGATATGGATCAGTTTGCTGTTCGCCATTCGCTGGCAGCTCATGGCCCTGGCGAACAATCCGTTAGAGATTGTGTTCATTCAGCTTATGCACTCCATTACGTTTGGCGGGTATTTCTATGTCGGGACCCAGCTGACGATGCTGTTCATTCCAAGACCTTATCGCTCCTCGGGCCAGGCCGTGTATACGATGGCCTGGGGCGGGATATCCGGTGTCATTGCCGGCCTGTTCGGCGGCTGGTTATTCCAGAGCTTCGGTGCTGAAGTGATGTATAACATCGGGGTATTCTTCTCCCTGATTGGTGCCGTTGGTTTTGGTGTCATGTGGTTCTCGAACCGCCGTAACGGCTATCAGCCAACTGTGCTGACAGAAATGGGTGAGAGGTAG
- a CDS encoding sensor histidine kinase, producing the protein MFTELYRKLTDPFKRSIRNKLILTMTFLAILPVIAMTVVAAENTRSSMEEEIMETNRANMNWASIYLGEQFARMNNLIYSIQISDELHQYLALNQDAPAASRFDEQKAMFNMLNSVYYSAGNYVFGVELYLKELDTLFTFNSMESRIRSVPDIPSAYHELFEQHKDFTIINDPNDPEKFHMTRSMNRFEDQAQIGAISLEVKWAEFNQTLELLDSRGDYAVYIADSTGSPVYQPSKEIRPSAEALERLAATKDNSGFIRTAKEYVFYHAIDPSGMRLIKIVPSHVINESALETMKYGLIVGGLATVVSVLLAAFVAWRTSKPIVTLANSMKGIQLIKDKEVVRSGRVDEIGLLEKNLHGMASRIREHIRDNYLMNLEKQTAELKALQSQIHPHFLQNTLQMIGGMVYSQKPADSYKVIRALSEMFRYIVRAPDGLVPLQSELDQLEHYMLIQKQRFASRLEFTLEIQGGLGDCYIPKLSLQPIVENAFVHGLEKKQGEWKLNINVVREHDKVTIRISDNGVGMNQERLAEMQSRLSRLSQQGDRVWSSGTSIGLVNAASRIVMHFGPAYGMNMESREGQGTIVTVRIPCHTGGEFL; encoded by the coding sequence GTGTTTACCGAATTATACCGGAAGCTTACTGATCCGTTCAAACGAAGCATTCGCAACAAGTTAATTCTCACCATGACGTTTCTAGCGATTCTGCCCGTCATCGCCATGACCGTTGTAGCGGCCGAGAATACCCGCTCTTCCATGGAAGAAGAGATCATGGAGACCAACCGTGCGAATATGAATTGGGCCTCCATCTATTTGGGTGAACAATTCGCGCGGATGAACAATCTCATCTATTCCATTCAGATCAGTGATGAACTCCATCAGTATCTGGCATTAAACCAGGATGCTCCAGCTGCCAGCCGATTCGATGAACAGAAGGCGATGTTCAACATGTTGAACAGTGTCTATTATTCGGCTGGCAACTATGTATTTGGCGTGGAATTATACCTGAAAGAACTGGACACGCTGTTCACCTTTAATTCAATGGAGAGCCGAATCAGATCAGTCCCGGATATTCCTTCGGCATATCATGAGCTTTTTGAGCAGCATAAGGACTTTACGATTATTAATGATCCGAATGATCCAGAGAAGTTTCATATGACCCGCAGCATGAACCGTTTCGAGGATCAGGCACAGATCGGCGCAATCAGTCTGGAAGTCAAGTGGGCCGAATTCAATCAGACGCTGGAATTGCTGGACAGCCGGGGCGATTATGCGGTGTACATTGCCGATAGTACGGGAAGTCCGGTCTATCAGCCCAGCAAAGAGATACGGCCTTCAGCAGAAGCGCTGGAAAGACTTGCAGCTACGAAGGACAATTCCGGTTTCATTCGAACAGCCAAGGAATATGTATTTTATCATGCCATTGACCCGTCAGGAATGCGGCTGATCAAAATTGTTCCTTCTCATGTCATCAATGAGAGTGCATTGGAAACGATGAAGTATGGTCTTATTGTGGGTGGGTTGGCTACCGTAGTTTCGGTGTTGTTGGCAGCATTCGTGGCATGGCGAACATCCAAACCGATTGTTACACTGGCAAATTCCATGAAGGGAATCCAGCTGATCAAGGACAAGGAAGTGGTGCGCAGTGGTCGAGTGGATGAGATTGGCCTGCTGGAGAAAAATCTGCATGGGATGGCAAGTCGCATCCGGGAACATATCCGGGACAACTATCTGATGAATCTGGAGAAACAGACTGCTGAGCTCAAAGCGCTTCAGTCCCAGATTCACCCGCACTTCCTGCAAAATACGCTGCAGATGATCGGGGGTATGGTGTACTCACAGAAGCCGGCAGATAGCTACAAAGTGATTCGTGCATTAAGTGAGATGTTCCGTTATATTGTCAGAGCGCCGGATGGTCTCGTACCCTTACAGTCCGAATTGGACCAGCTGGAGCATTATATGCTCATACAGAAGCAGCGTTTTGCCAGCAGACTTGAATTTACACTGGAGATTCAGGGCGGGCTGGGAGACTGCTATATTCCCAAGTTGTCCCTGCAACCGATTGTGGAGAATGCATTTGTCCATGGTCTGGAGAAAAAGCAGGGAGAGTGGAAATTGAACATTAACGTTGTCCGTGAGCACGATAAGGTAACTATCCGCATTTCCGATAACGGGGTTGGCATGAATCAAGAGAGATTGGCCGAGATGCAATCCAGACTGTCCAGGCTGTCCCAGCAAGGTGACAGGGTATGGAGCTCGGGGACAAGCATTGGGCTGGTTAATGCCGCATCACGGATCGTGATGCACTTTGGTCCTGCATACGGCATGAACATGGAGAGCAGGGAAGGACAGGGAACGATTGTCACTGTTCGAATTCCTTGCCATACAGGAGGCGAATTCTTGTGA
- a CDS encoding beta-galactosidase: MDKLLYGVAYYDEYMPYERLDKDIQMMKDAGINVVRIAESTWSTHEPQNGVFDFSSVDRVLDAMHAAGIQVIVGTPTYAVPTWMVKEHPDVLATTVQGPGKYGARQIMDITHPTYLFYAERIIRKLISRVSKHPAVIGYQTDNETKHYNTAGDNVQLQFVKYMRNKFSSLDDLNKEFGLDYWSNRINSWEDFPSVVGTINGSLGAEFAKFQRQLVTNFLAWQVGIVNEYKQKGQFVTQNFDFDWRGYSYGIQGDVDHFAASKPFDITSVDIYHPSQDDLTGIEISFGGDVARSTKQSNYLVLETEAQAFWHWVPYPGQLRLQAFSHLASGANMVAYWHWHSLHNSFETYWKGLLSHDFEPNPVYNEAKTIGRDFARLSPQLVNLKKTNRVAVLFSNEALTSMKWFGFNFTSDKKYNDVVRWMYDELYKMNIGCDLIDPSVESYEEYDVIVVPALYAASDILLERLNQFVQDGGHVVYSFKSGFANEHIKVRSTRQPGLISEACGISYNLFVEPKNVSLRDDPFEVGEEQNQIHTWMELITPTTAEVLAWYDHPHWGEYAAITENAYGKGKATYVGCYTSSAVIRKVLERVMKEAGLWGTDQELAFPIIVKSGVNDQGNTIRYFFNYSDQAASFVNAYGDGTELLAGRSVSVGQNMELEPWGFCIIEQ; this comes from the coding sequence ATGGACAAGTTATTATACGGGGTAGCCTATTATGATGAATATATGCCTTACGAGCGATTGGACAAAGATATTCAGATGATGAAGGATGCGGGCATCAATGTGGTACGAATCGCGGAATCCACCTGGAGTACACATGAACCGCAAAATGGCGTCTTCGACTTCTCCTCTGTAGATCGTGTACTGGATGCCATGCACGCAGCGGGCATTCAGGTCATCGTGGGTACACCTACGTATGCTGTTCCGACGTGGATGGTCAAGGAACACCCGGATGTTCTGGCAACGACCGTGCAGGGACCAGGGAAATATGGTGCGCGGCAGATCATGGATATCACACATCCGACGTATCTTTTCTATGCCGAACGCATCATTCGCAAGCTGATTTCCCGTGTCAGCAAGCACCCTGCCGTGATTGGTTACCAGACAGACAACGAAACGAAGCATTACAATACCGCAGGAGACAATGTGCAATTGCAATTCGTCAAATATATGCGCAACAAGTTCAGCTCGCTGGATGATCTGAACAAGGAGTTTGGGCTGGATTATTGGAGCAACCGCATTAATAGCTGGGAGGACTTCCCGTCTGTTGTTGGTACAATCAACGGCAGTTTAGGCGCTGAATTTGCCAAATTCCAGCGCCAGCTGGTTACCAACTTTCTGGCGTGGCAGGTCGGAATTGTAAATGAGTATAAACAGAAAGGCCAGTTTGTCACCCAGAACTTTGACTTCGACTGGCGTGGATATTCGTACGGCATTCAAGGGGATGTGGACCATTTTGCCGCATCCAAACCTTTTGACATTACCAGTGTGGACATCTATCACCCGTCGCAGGATGATCTGACCGGCATTGAGATTTCATTCGGCGGTGATGTCGCGCGCTCCACCAAACAATCGAACTATCTCGTACTGGAGACCGAAGCACAGGCATTCTGGCACTGGGTTCCCTATCCGGGACAGCTTCGACTGCAGGCATTCAGCCACCTGGCCTCCGGAGCAAACATGGTCGCTTACTGGCACTGGCATTCCTTGCACAATTCGTTCGAGACCTATTGGAAAGGATTGCTGAGCCACGATTTTGAACCGAATCCGGTGTACAACGAGGCGAAAACGATCGGTCGGGATTTTGCCAGACTCAGCCCGCAATTGGTGAATTTGAAGAAAACGAATCGCGTAGCCGTGCTGTTCAGCAATGAGGCATTGACGTCGATGAAGTGGTTCGGGTTTAATTTTACCAGTGACAAAAAATACAATGACGTTGTTCGCTGGATGTACGACGAATTATACAAAATGAATATAGGCTGTGATCTGATTGATCCGTCTGTTGAAAGTTATGAAGAATATGATGTGATTGTTGTGCCTGCTTTGTACGCAGCTTCCGATATCTTGCTTGAGAGGCTGAACCAATTTGTACAGGATGGTGGGCATGTCGTTTACTCTTTCAAGAGCGGATTCGCCAACGAACATATTAAGGTCCGCTCCACCCGCCAACCTGGACTGATCAGCGAGGCTTGTGGCATCAGTTACAACCTGTTTGTTGAGCCGAAAAATGTGTCGCTTCGGGATGATCCGTTCGAGGTTGGAGAGGAACAGAACCAGATCCATACCTGGATGGAACTCATCACACCAACAACTGCTGAAGTGTTAGCCTGGTATGATCATCCTCACTGGGGAGAATATGCGGCCATTACCGAGAATGCCTACGGCAAGGGCAAAGCGACGTACGTTGGATGTTATACCAGCTCCGCTGTGATCCGTAAAGTGTTGGAGCGTGTCATGAAGGAAGCCGGACTGTGGGGAACTGATCAGGAGTTGGCTTTTCCAATCATCGTGAAGTCGGGTGTGAATGATCAGGGAAATACGATTCGGTATTTCTTTAACTACTCCGATCAGGCGGCTTCGTTCGTGAATGCTTACGGTGATGGAACGGAACTTCTGGCGGGAAGATCGGTGTCCGTAGGGCAGAACATGGAGCTGGAACCTTGGGGGTTCTGCATTATTGAGCAATAA